Proteins from one Suncus etruscus isolate mSunEtr1 chromosome 3, mSunEtr1.pri.cur, whole genome shotgun sequence genomic window:
- the LSM6 gene encoding U6 snRNA-associated Sm-like protein LSm6, whose product MSLRKQTPSDFLKQIIGRPVVVKLNSGVDYRGVLACLDGYMNIALEQTEEYVNGQLKNKYGDAFIRGNNVLYISTQKRRM is encoded by the exons ATGAGTCTTCGGAAGCAAACCCCCAGTGACTTCTTAAAGCAAATCATCGGTCGACCAGTTGTGGTCAAGTTAAATTCTGGAGTGGATTATCGAG GGGTCCTGGCTTGCCTGGATGGCTACATGAACATTGCCCTGGAGCAGACAGAAGAGTATGTGAACGGCCAGCTCAAGAACAAGTACGGGGATGCCTTCATCCGAGGGAACAATG TGTTGTACATAAGCACACAGAAGAGAAGGATGTGA